A window from Cryobacterium sp. SO1 encodes these proteins:
- a CDS encoding IS1182 family transposase, with translation MTKQHSRAGNHTTHGDVTEIYDVDAVAGHLLPPGSVFAFLAAHRRELFPDDAFADLFSSQNGRPSIPADVIASVMVLQTLHNLSDREAAEALTYDLRWKAACGFALTETSFHPTVLVYWRKRLAASDRPHRIFEAVTAVIAQSGALSGRKRRALDSTILEDAVARQDTVTQLVGQIRRVGREIPGADVSVAGLTGHDYSQPGKPDIAWDDRDARDELVSRLVTDALALLGSINVHILNKKQQETVALLALVAGQDVEPADGSDGTDGRWRIARRVAPDRVISTVDPDARHAHKSRQKKIDGYKAHVNAEPDTGLVTAAMLTKASGSQNSDAARGGELLAADVSIGEQNIDVLGDSAYGSGGLLTEIHAAGHRPIIKPMPLGRAVPGGFTIDDFTVDETLQTVTCPAGNVRSLSPKRRASFGSSCQACPLMAQCTTAKSGKKMQIHPLDQVRREHRVTAQDPDFQAVYRQHRPMIERTLAWMTRGARRVRYRGVAKNNAGWVIRAAAINLKRLLNLGLTSQNGVWALG, from the coding sequence TTGACGAAGCAACACTCAAGAGCGGGAAACCACACCACTCACGGGGACGTAACCGAGATTTACGATGTCGATGCCGTAGCGGGGCACTTGCTTCCGCCTGGATCGGTGTTCGCTTTCCTTGCAGCGCACCGTCGGGAGCTGTTTCCCGACGATGCGTTTGCGGACTTGTTTTCCTCGCAGAACGGCCGCCCGTCAATACCGGCGGACGTGATCGCGTCGGTGATGGTGTTGCAAACACTGCACAACCTTTCCGACAGGGAAGCGGCCGAGGCGTTGACGTATGACCTGCGGTGGAAAGCCGCCTGCGGGTTCGCGCTGACTGAAACCTCTTTCCACCCGACCGTGCTGGTCTATTGGCGCAAACGCTTGGCTGCCAGTGACCGGCCGCACCGCATTTTTGAGGCCGTGACCGCGGTCATTGCCCAGTCCGGAGCATTGTCGGGGCGCAAACGCCGGGCGTTGGACTCAACAATTTTGGAGGATGCGGTTGCCCGGCAGGACACCGTCACGCAGCTGGTCGGACAGATCCGCCGTGTTGGCCGGGAGATCCCCGGCGCGGACGTGAGCGTCGCCGGCTTGACCGGCCATGATTACTCCCAGCCGGGCAAGCCCGACATTGCGTGGGACGACCGCGACGCCCGCGACGAGCTCGTCTCCCGCCTGGTCACCGATGCTCTCGCTCTGCTGGGCAGCATCAACGTCCATATCCTCAACAAGAAGCAGCAGGAAACCGTCGCGCTGCTTGCCTTGGTCGCCGGCCAAGACGTGGAACCCGCCGACGGGTCCGACGGGACCGACGGGCGGTGGCGGATCGCCCGCCGGGTCGCTCCCGACCGGGTGATTTCCACCGTCGATCCTGATGCCCGCCATGCGCACAAGAGCCGCCAGAAAAAGATCGACGGCTATAAAGCCCACGTCAACGCGGAGCCCGACACCGGGTTGGTGACGGCGGCAATGCTCACGAAAGCCTCTGGTTCGCAAAACAGCGACGCGGCTCGCGGCGGCGAGCTGCTCGCGGCCGACGTCAGCATCGGTGAGCAAAACATTGACGTGCTGGGTGATTCGGCCTATGGCAGCGGCGGGCTCCTGACCGAGATTCATGCCGCTGGGCACCGGCCGATCATCAAGCCGATGCCGCTGGGCCGAGCCGTTCCGGGCGGATTCACCATCGATGACTTCACCGTGGATGAAACCCTGCAGACCGTGACCTGCCCGGCCGGGAACGTCCGGTCGCTCAGCCCGAAACGACGGGCCAGTTTTGGTAGTTCGTGCCAGGCCTGCCCGCTGATGGCGCAGTGCACCACCGCGAAGTCCGGCAAGAAGATGCAGATTCATCCGCTGGATCAGGTTCGCCGGGAGCACCGCGTCACCGCTCAGGACCCGGACTTTCAAGCCGTTTATCGCCAGCACCGTCCAATGATTGAACGGACGCTGGCGTGGATGACGCGCGGGGCCCGGCGGGTCCGCTACCGCGGCGTTGCCAAGAACAATGCGGGGTGGGTGATCCGTGCTGCCGCGATCAATCTCAAACGGCTCCTCAACCTCGGTTTGACCAGCCAGAACGGGGTTTGGGCCCTTGGATAA
- a CDS encoding IS256 family transposase, whose amino-acid sequence MALDQSALLDLLGELKLTDVTDRIRSATEKLYQELIDAEATAFIGAAPFERSGDRTTHRNGTRSRTLTTTAGDLDLKIPKLRAGSFFPALLERRRRVDQALFAVVMEAYVHGVSTRKVDDLVKALGADTGISKSEVSRICAGLDAEVAEFRDRTLAAQDFPYVFLDATYCKARVGHRIVSQAIVVAVGVAADGRREVLGFDVGDSENEGFWTSFLRSLKTRGLDGVKLVMSDAHTGLKKAISTVFQGAGWQRCRVHFMRNVLAVIPKGSQDMVASIIRTIFAQPDREHIEKQFREVTTMLSRSHPKVAAMLVDAQPDLLAFAAFPRRHWRQIWSTNPLERVNKEIKRRTDVVGVFPNAAALLRLAGSVLIEQHDEWEAGERRYFSEASMLELATMNNPIEVIDEAVILPELAAA is encoded by the coding sequence ATGGCTCTAGACCAGTCTGCCCTGCTCGACCTGCTGGGAGAACTCAAACTCACCGATGTCACCGATCGCATCCGATCCGCGACCGAAAAGCTCTACCAGGAACTGATCGATGCGGAAGCGACCGCGTTCATCGGCGCCGCCCCGTTCGAGCGCTCCGGCGACCGCACCACCCACCGCAACGGCACCCGATCCAGGACGTTGACGACCACCGCCGGCGACCTCGACCTGAAGATCCCGAAGCTCCGTGCCGGGTCGTTCTTCCCTGCCCTGCTCGAGCGGCGCCGACGGGTCGACCAGGCGTTGTTCGCGGTCGTGATGGAGGCCTACGTCCACGGCGTCTCAACCCGCAAAGTCGACGACCTGGTCAAGGCCCTCGGCGCGGACACCGGGATCTCCAAGTCCGAGGTGTCTCGGATTTGCGCGGGCCTGGACGCGGAGGTGGCCGAGTTCCGCGACCGCACCTTGGCCGCCCAGGACTTCCCCTACGTGTTCCTCGATGCCACCTACTGCAAAGCCCGGGTCGGCCACCGGATCGTGTCCCAAGCCATCGTCGTCGCGGTCGGGGTCGCCGCCGACGGCCGCCGGGAAGTACTGGGCTTCGACGTGGGTGACAGCGAGAATGAGGGCTTCTGGACGTCGTTTCTACGGTCGCTCAAGACCCGCGGTCTCGACGGGGTCAAGCTGGTCATGTCTGACGCCCACACCGGGCTCAAGAAGGCCATCAGCACCGTGTTCCAAGGCGCCGGGTGGCAGAGATGCCGAGTCCATTTCATGCGCAACGTCCTCGCCGTGATCCCGAAAGGATCCCAGGACATGGTGGCCTCGATCATCCGCACCATCTTCGCCCAACCCGACCGTGAGCACATCGAGAAGCAGTTCCGCGAGGTCACCACGATGCTCAGTCGGTCGCACCCGAAGGTCGCCGCGATGCTCGTCGACGCGCAACCCGACCTGCTCGCCTTCGCCGCGTTCCCGCGGCGGCACTGGCGCCAGATCTGGTCCACTAATCCGTTGGAACGGGTGAACAAGGAGATCAAACGCCGCACCGACGTCGTCGGCGTGTTCCCCAACGCCGCCGCGCTGCTGCGCTTGGCGGGGTCGGTGTTGATCGAGCAGCACGACGAGTGGGAAGCCGGCGAAAGACGCTACTTCTCCGAGGCCTCGATGCTCGAGCTGGCCACCATGAACAATCCCATCGAGGTCATCGACGAGGCGGTGATCCTCCCAGAACTCGCCGCCGCCTAG
- a CDS encoding TetR/AcrR family transcriptional regulator, with translation MASVGRYPKGVAKRAEILETALALVAQRGFRQTSVRDIAAAVGLTQAGLLHYFESKDDLWVAILRTRDAIDEAKDPDDPDPAATFAALMRHNAEVPGLVQMFANLSAAAATDPEHPAHEYFRQRYARSRATIAAGLRRMQASGRLDTSVDPEVFASILMAVSDGMQVQWMFDETRDMGAHVEALIALARREL, from the coding sequence ATGGCGAGCGTGGGCAGGTACCCGAAGGGCGTTGCGAAGCGCGCCGAGATCCTCGAGACCGCCCTGGCGCTCGTGGCGCAGCGGGGCTTCCGGCAGACGTCGGTGCGGGACATCGCCGCCGCGGTGGGGCTCACGCAGGCCGGACTGCTGCACTACTTCGAGTCCAAGGACGACCTGTGGGTGGCCATTCTGCGCACCAGGGACGCGATTGACGAGGCGAAGGACCCGGATGATCCCGACCCGGCGGCCACCTTCGCGGCACTGATGCGGCACAATGCCGAGGTGCCGGGGCTCGTGCAGATGTTCGCCAACCTGTCGGCCGCGGCGGCGACCGACCCCGAGCATCCGGCCCACGAGTATTTTCGGCAGCGCTACGCGCGCTCGCGGGCCACGATCGCGGCAGGGCTGCGCCGCATGCAGGCCTCTGGGCGGCTCGACACCTCGGTCGACCCCGAGGTGTTCGCATCTATCCTGATGGCGGTCAGCGACGGCATGCAGGTGCAGTGGATGTTCGATGAGACTCGTGACATGGGCGCGCATGTCGAGGCCCTGATCGCGCTGGCCCGCCGCGAACTGTGA
- a CDS encoding PTS sugar transporter subunit IIA: protein MELSDLYDPLLVSIGLEAANKTAVFTSIGQLLVDAGKVTDLDGFIGDVEAREASYSTGVGGGLAIPHAKSPVVKAASYAIANLATPFLWDEDDDEPTALIVMLAVPSEQAGTTHLKLLSRLSVALMDEEFRATLVQAKSEQEINNAILSKEGK from the coding sequence ATGGAACTCTCTGATCTGTACGATCCCTTGCTTGTGTCTATCGGCCTTGAGGCGGCGAATAAGACGGCTGTGTTCACCTCAATCGGCCAACTTCTCGTAGACGCGGGCAAGGTCACTGACCTCGACGGTTTCATTGGCGACGTCGAGGCACGCGAAGCCTCGTATTCCACGGGCGTCGGTGGCGGATTGGCGATTCCGCACGCGAAGTCGCCGGTTGTGAAAGCAGCGTCCTATGCGATTGCGAATCTCGCCACGCCGTTCTTGTGGGACGAGGACGATGACGAGCCGACCGCCCTCATCGTGATGCTTGCCGTCCCGTCGGAGCAGGCCGGGACAACTCACCTGAAGCTGCTCTCACGGCTCTCCGTGGCGCTCATGGACGAAGAGTTCCGCGCCACGCTCGTCCAGGCCAAGTCCGAACAGGAAATCAACAACGCCATTCTTTCCAAGGAAGGGAAGTAA
- a CDS encoding PTS system fructose-like transporter subunit IIB, whose translation MAAESLRKAALAKGIELKVETQGATGRDNEITPEDCERADAAIIAADVSISGAERFADVPTLECSVSEAIKKGPKLLAEVVEAVR comes from the coding sequence ATGGCCGCCGAAAGCCTCCGCAAAGCCGCTCTGGCCAAGGGCATCGAGCTCAAAGTAGAGACCCAGGGTGCCACGGGTCGTGACAACGAGATCACCCCGGAGGATTGCGAGCGTGCGGATGCCGCCATCATTGCTGCGGACGTGAGCATCTCCGGTGCCGAGCGATTCGCCGACGTTCCCACCCTGGAGTGCTCGGTCTCCGAGGCCATCAAGAAGGGGCCGAAACTCCTCGCCGAGGTCGTTGAGGCGGTGCGCTGA
- a CDS encoding PTS fructose transporter subunit IIC gives MVKIQRKQSPWVTTGQDIYKAVMTGVSYIIPLVVSGGMVLSLALLFFGNEGARIDGSVGSIWREFGGSILGMLVPILAAYVAYSLADKPGLIPGLAGGIAASTLGAGFFGGLIAGLIAGYTVRYLKKIKYPQSFAGIVTIFFYPLLGTVITGFLMFFVIGGPIAWLNQSMILWLGDLQSSNFIILGIVLGAMAGFDMGGPVNKAGYAFALAAIDAGNGLPYAAFAAAKSLPGIICAIGAVLVPKGFTRDEKDAAKTSWLLGIFGISEGAIPFALRDPLRVIPATMVGGAFAAVVSLWGKSSLQSAGGSVLTIPVTENPLYWVAGLVGGAVLGALVLSALKWRKVSVHGPDEAALEEPAAVYA, from the coding sequence ATGGTCAAGATCCAACGCAAGCAGAGCCCGTGGGTCACGACCGGCCAGGACATTTACAAAGCCGTTATGACCGGTGTTTCTTATATCATCCCGTTGGTCGTGTCCGGCGGCATGGTCCTCTCCCTCGCGCTACTCTTTTTCGGCAACGAGGGCGCTCGGATCGATGGTTCCGTCGGGTCCATCTGGCGGGAGTTCGGCGGGTCCATCCTGGGGATGCTGGTTCCTATCCTGGCCGCGTACGTCGCCTACAGCCTCGCCGATAAGCCCGGCCTGATCCCCGGGCTGGCCGGCGGCATTGCCGCCTCCACACTTGGCGCCGGGTTCTTCGGCGGTCTCATCGCCGGCCTCATCGCGGGGTACACGGTCCGGTACCTGAAGAAGATCAAGTACCCACAATCGTTCGCGGGCATCGTCACGATCTTCTTCTATCCACTGCTTGGCACGGTTATCACCGGGTTCTTGATGTTCTTCGTGATCGGCGGGCCGATCGCGTGGCTGAACCAGTCCATGATCCTCTGGCTGGGTGACCTGCAGAGCTCGAACTTCATCATCCTGGGCATCGTCTTGGGCGCCATGGCAGGCTTTGACATGGGTGGACCCGTCAACAAGGCCGGCTATGCCTTTGCGCTGGCCGCGATCGACGCGGGCAACGGCCTTCCCTACGCCGCGTTCGCAGCAGCGAAGAGTCTTCCCGGCATCATTTGTGCGATCGGTGCAGTACTCGTTCCCAAGGGATTCACCCGCGACGAGAAGGATGCCGCCAAGACCAGCTGGCTTCTCGGCATCTTCGGCATCTCCGAGGGCGCGATTCCCTTCGCCCTGCGTGACCCGCTGCGGGTCATCCCAGCCACCATGGTGGGCGGCGCCTTCGCGGCCGTCGTCTCACTGTGGGGCAAGTCGTCGCTACAGAGCGCCGGGGGAAGCGTGCTGACCATCCCCGTGACCGAAAATCCCCTGTACTGGGTTGCCGGTCTCGTCGGCGGTGCTGTGCTCGGTGCACTCGTCTTATCTGCGTTGAAGTGGCGCAAGGTCTCCGTCCACGGCCCCGACGAGGCAGCTCTCGAAGAGCCCGCCGCAGTCTACGCCTGA
- a CDS encoding glycerate kinase: MTSVEAAEAMARGIHRVDPTILCELVPMADGGEGTTEALISALHGEWVEAPCHDALNRPTRGRFGFVPGRRLAIIEVAAAAGLAQIDPKERDIWAATSRGVGELILSALDRGATEFIMGLGGSATNDAGTGMLAALGARFLDSDRRPLPVGARGLTSLRSVDLTSLDSRLRTVRFRIASDVSNPLLGSRGASAVYGPQKGAELKDLPELDAALARWADVVESAFDRNVREIPGAGAAGGLGAAFAAATAATMESGVEVVKDAVGLQDRIAGADWVFTGEGGVDRQTASGKTPWGVAQAARAEGVPAIIFGGRISDDAYELIGDAVVAVVPILRQVTDLPTALLEGSVNLERASATVTRLLTARNRSERLAGQRTSGLPAGLCL, encoded by the coding sequence ATGACTTCCGTCGAGGCCGCCGAGGCCATGGCCCGCGGTATCCACCGGGTCGACCCCACCATCTTGTGCGAGCTGGTGCCGATGGCCGACGGCGGCGAGGGAACCACGGAAGCCCTCATCTCGGCGCTGCACGGCGAGTGGGTCGAAGCCCCGTGTCATGACGCCCTCAACCGGCCGACGAGAGGGCGATTCGGGTTCGTGCCCGGTCGTCGCCTGGCGATAATCGAGGTCGCCGCAGCCGCAGGGCTCGCCCAAATCGACCCGAAAGAACGGGATATTTGGGCGGCAACGTCACGGGGCGTCGGCGAACTGATCCTCTCAGCGCTTGATCGCGGCGCGACCGAGTTCATCATGGGTCTGGGAGGTTCGGCGACGAACGATGCCGGCACCGGCATGCTGGCCGCCCTGGGTGCCCGGTTCCTTGACAGTGACCGCAGGCCGCTGCCGGTCGGAGCCAGGGGGCTGACCTCGCTCAGGTCCGTGGATCTGACGTCCCTGGACTCACGATTACGCACCGTCAGATTCCGGATCGCCTCTGACGTCTCCAACCCTCTCCTGGGTAGCCGAGGGGCCTCGGCGGTTTACGGTCCACAGAAGGGCGCCGAGCTCAAGGACCTCCCTGAGCTTGACGCAGCGTTGGCCCGCTGGGCGGATGTCGTGGAGTCGGCGTTCGACCGTAACGTTCGGGAGATCCCCGGCGCCGGCGCCGCAGGGGGCCTCGGAGCGGCCTTCGCCGCTGCCACCGCCGCGACAATGGAGAGTGGTGTCGAGGTGGTCAAAGATGCGGTGGGGCTTCAAGACCGGATCGCCGGAGCCGACTGGGTCTTCACTGGCGAAGGGGGCGTCGACCGGCAAACCGCGTCCGGTAAGACGCCATGGGGTGTAGCCCAAGCGGCTCGAGCGGAAGGCGTTCCTGCGATCATCTTCGGCGGTCGGATCAGCGACGATGCCTACGAGCTCATCGGTGACGCCGTTGTCGCCGTGGTCCCGATCCTGCGTCAGGTGACTGACCTTCCGACCGCGCTTCTGGAGGGCAGCGTCAACCTGGAACGCGCCTCAGCGACGGTCACCCGACTGCTTACGGCCCGGAACCGCTCTGAGCGCCTCGCCGGGCAACGGACATCCGGGCTACCCGCTGGCCTCTGCCTATAG
- a CDS encoding sugar diacid recognition domain-containing protein: MFGTLGIRIPQDLAQGVTDAAMADVVYNVNIFDADGVIIASGDPARLGQVHQGALLALKTREPVEIAVDDGDTKTGINLPFAVDGELIGVVGITGPLTEVRPLARLVRTTVSLLVQQNLAFTRQRNEVLAAALASEAEAYPAGLVELALMQGLDLRHPQAAILVDGETEGLQKLCPTAFALPGGIFLLNPHDIEEALARWIRHAPLAVFFVSEAHDLAKDCIAEVTCARVAQCGLMIPGLIHHAADLTELMALMNAPRREALAVLDSHPELVDTLRDFISANMSMSATAAGLHIHRNTLLYRLNRIRKLTGLDPRKLLELITLVAYILHPPSAPISL; encoded by the coding sequence ATGTTCGGCACATTGGGGATTCGGATTCCACAGGACCTCGCCCAGGGGGTCACTGACGCTGCAATGGCGGACGTCGTTTATAACGTCAACATCTTTGACGCGGACGGGGTCATCATTGCGTCCGGGGACCCGGCCCGACTGGGCCAGGTCCATCAGGGTGCACTTCTCGCTCTCAAGACCCGAGAGCCAGTCGAGATCGCCGTGGACGATGGCGACACGAAAACCGGCATCAACCTCCCCTTCGCCGTGGACGGTGAGCTCATCGGAGTGGTCGGCATCACCGGGCCCCTCACCGAAGTCCGCCCCTTGGCGCGGCTGGTGCGCACGACTGTCTCGCTGCTGGTGCAGCAGAACCTCGCGTTTACCCGACAGCGCAACGAGGTACTGGCCGCGGCCCTGGCTTCTGAGGCCGAGGCGTATCCGGCCGGCCTTGTCGAGCTGGCTCTCATGCAAGGACTGGACCTCAGACATCCACAGGCGGCCATCCTTGTCGACGGAGAAACCGAAGGCCTCCAGAAGCTCTGTCCGACGGCATTTGCCCTACCGGGAGGGATCTTCCTCCTCAACCCTCATGACATCGAGGAAGCTCTGGCGAGGTGGATCCGTCATGCTCCGCTAGCGGTGTTTTTCGTGAGCGAGGCGCATGATTTGGCCAAGGACTGCATCGCGGAGGTCACCTGCGCCAGAGTCGCCCAGTGCGGCCTCATGATCCCAGGTTTGATCCACCACGCCGCAGACCTCACGGAGCTCATGGCGTTGATGAACGCCCCCCGGAGGGAAGCCCTCGCAGTGTTAGACAGCCACCCAGAGCTGGTGGACACCCTTCGCGACTTCATTTCGGCGAACATGAGTATGAGCGCAACTGCGGCCGGACTACACATCCATCGGAACACACTGCTCTACCGACTGAACCGGATTCGGAAGCTCACGGGGCTCGATCCCCGCAAGCTCCTCGAGCTCATCACTCTCGTCGCCTATATCCTCCACCCGCCCAGCGCCCCGATCTCGCTATAG
- a CDS encoding HAD family phosphatase, with protein sequence MVSITTRLHTWFPDQGDNISSSQVPYRTKWLLFDVGGVLIESPHDFAAFANELSGDDSPATLAGVRRSFDSHRDAYDRGASAAWFWTEVANDAGAPHPNDGTIRSLVTLEQQRWSSPSPATLAALERCKAAGHSLAILSNAPHELADILQAATWTQLFDHIMTSARLGSAKPDAAVWQMAVKQLGTTPTDISFFDDREGNIAAAAAAGIRAHHWTGLGSLEHLLFQWNDVSVHERQPSAATAGTSHS encoded by the coding sequence CTGGTTTCTATCACAACGAGACTACATACGTGGTTTCCAGACCAAGGAGACAATATTTCATCCTCACAGGTTCCGTACCGTACGAAGTGGCTCCTCTTTGACGTTGGCGGGGTCCTCATTGAAAGCCCCCACGATTTCGCCGCGTTCGCCAATGAACTCTCAGGAGATGACAGTCCCGCCACGCTGGCTGGAGTTCGACGATCCTTCGACAGCCACCGCGATGCCTACGACCGCGGTGCATCTGCTGCCTGGTTCTGGACAGAGGTCGCCAACGACGCAGGCGCGCCTCATCCGAACGATGGAACGATCAGATCGCTCGTCACACTCGAACAGCAACGCTGGAGTTCTCCGTCGCCCGCGACACTAGCCGCACTGGAGCGCTGCAAAGCGGCCGGTCATTCCCTCGCGATACTCTCTAACGCTCCCCACGAGCTCGCTGACATCCTGCAGGCGGCGACGTGGACTCAGCTGTTCGACCACATCATGACCTCGGCCCGACTCGGAAGCGCGAAGCCCGATGCCGCTGTCTGGCAGATGGCTGTAAAGCAGCTGGGCACGACGCCCACTGATATCTCCTTCTTCGACGACCGAGAAGGCAATATTGCCGCTGCCGCCGCAGCTGGCATCCGCGCTCACCACTGGACTGGGTTAGGCAGCCTGGAGCACCTACTTTTTCAGTGGAATGACGTCTCAGTCCACGAGCGCCAACCTTCGGCTGCGACTGCGGGAACCTCGCATAGCTAG
- a CDS encoding LacI family DNA-binding transcriptional regulator, with product MGKDREPTIYAVAERAGVSKSVVSRVVSGRGSVSLSARERVLTAADDLGYRVNLTAQALRSGRGQLVGLLLRSSVSPFYGRLMYELQREASAENARLVAVTGNLDDASEREALETLLELRVAAVIIGSGRIPAAVVNDVAARVPTIMIEREQGSVLTDIVGFDGTLVGRETVERLWDAGHRAVYFFDHLLSASAVPRRVGFMSAAEERGLHVTVVDAGYDYIPGLVVASRTFAELRNNPAISAVVTLGHEAAEAVLETAAQLKVSVPGDLTVVTLALPDEALSGQWDLTGFRSDTAELAGAVWSLLRSRLADPDRPTSAVAVPRHLHEGNTFGAATASVMR from the coding sequence ATGGGTAAAGACCGCGAGCCAACGATTTATGCGGTCGCCGAGCGGGCTGGCGTTTCGAAGTCGGTCGTCTCGCGAGTGGTCAGTGGCCGCGGAAGTGTCAGCCTCTCTGCTCGCGAGCGGGTGCTGACGGCAGCGGATGATCTTGGCTATCGCGTGAACCTGACTGCGCAGGCGCTGCGATCTGGTCGAGGTCAGCTGGTGGGGTTGCTTCTGCGGTCGTCGGTGTCTCCTTTCTACGGGCGCCTGATGTATGAGTTGCAGCGCGAGGCCTCCGCCGAGAACGCGAGGTTGGTGGCGGTGACCGGCAACCTGGACGACGCGAGTGAGCGTGAGGCGCTTGAGACGCTGCTCGAGCTCCGTGTGGCCGCGGTCATTATCGGTAGTGGCCGCATTCCGGCGGCGGTGGTCAATGATGTGGCAGCGCGAGTACCGACGATCATGATCGAACGTGAACAAGGTTCCGTCCTGACTGACATTGTTGGTTTTGATGGGACTCTTGTCGGACGCGAAACGGTTGAGCGATTGTGGGACGCGGGCCACCGCGCTGTGTATTTCTTTGACCACCTCCTGAGCGCGTCCGCGGTCCCGCGCCGTGTTGGATTCATGTCGGCCGCTGAGGAACGCGGCCTGCACGTCACGGTGGTCGATGCCGGCTATGACTACATCCCGGGCCTTGTCGTTGCGTCCCGGACGTTTGCAGAGCTGCGGAACAATCCCGCCATCTCCGCCGTCGTGACCCTGGGTCATGAGGCTGCCGAAGCCGTACTGGAGACCGCTGCACAGCTCAAAGTATCCGTGCCAGGCGATCTCACTGTCGTTACGTTGGCACTGCCGGACGAGGCACTTTCCGGTCAGTGGGATCTCACGGGGTTTCGAAGCGACACCGCGGAGCTTGCTGGCGCCGTTTGGTCGTTGCTCCGCTCTCGCCTGGCCGACCCCGATCGGCCCACGAGCGCCGTGGCGGTCCCGAGGCATCTGCACGAGGGCAACACGTTCGGGGCTGCCACGGCGTCTGTCATGCGCTGA
- a CDS encoding extracellular solute-binding protein, with protein MIHLTTTRTQKARRGTTAAGFAVIAMGLTACSGTPTTPLSAEAPITVDFWHASSGPAGEVLEQLTDDFNTNNEQGITVNLVFQGSYSDLLAKFTNGVASGDIPDLMQASDITSGFMLDSGVTVSAQKAIEQYGVDYDFAGLIDSVKSYYTVDGELTSVPVMTSQPFLYVNPDLASAAGFDPSTPPTTFDEVFDWAETIHTTTGSPGLTFHLSPWWNEEFSAAAGVVYCTPGNGVGTEPVTSMNYTDPAQIAIWTRLQELFASGAALNVGTDGNASMSAFTSGTSAMLFGSSGTLGTISDALGDNFVSAPFPVENSDGGAVPGGNSVWVMGQDKSDEQKAAATEFAAFLGSASSQEEIFRASGYLPSQVTVQEALAGDATAPQEVLLEQLAATPGTTATAGCHTGALTETRTALQATMEQIVNGADVTTAFEAAESAAQEILATYNARAAQ; from the coding sequence ATGATTCACCTGACCACCACCCGCACGCAGAAGGCCCGGCGTGGGACCACCGCGGCCGGCTTCGCAGTAATCGCCATGGGTCTGACCGCATGTAGCGGTACGCCTACCACCCCGCTTTCTGCCGAGGCGCCGATCACTGTCGACTTCTGGCATGCGTCCTCGGGGCCAGCCGGCGAGGTGCTCGAGCAGCTCACCGACGATTTCAACACGAACAACGAGCAGGGCATCACGGTCAACCTCGTTTTCCAGGGCAGCTATTCCGACCTTCTCGCCAAATTCACCAACGGGGTCGCTAGCGGCGACATACCCGACCTCATGCAGGCGAGTGACATCACCAGCGGATTCATGCTGGACTCCGGTGTCACCGTTTCCGCGCAGAAGGCAATCGAGCAGTATGGCGTCGACTACGACTTCGCCGGCCTCATCGACTCCGTCAAGAGCTACTACACCGTCGATGGCGAGCTCACCTCTGTCCCGGTCATGACTTCGCAGCCGTTCCTGTACGTCAACCCCGATCTTGCATCCGCAGCCGGCTTCGACCCGTCGACGCCGCCGACAACCTTCGACGAGGTCTTCGACTGGGCAGAGACGATCCACACAACCACTGGCAGCCCCGGCCTCACTTTCCACTTGAGTCCGTGGTGGAACGAGGAGTTCAGTGCCGCAGCCGGCGTCGTGTACTGCACCCCGGGGAATGGTGTCGGCACCGAACCGGTCACCTCAATGAACTACACCGATCCCGCGCAAATCGCGATCTGGACCCGGCTCCAGGAACTCTTCGCCTCTGGCGCGGCCTTGAACGTCGGGACTGATGGCAACGCCTCCATGAGCGCCTTCACGAGTGGGACCTCGGCCATGCTGTTCGGCTCGTCCGGAACGTTGGGGACCATCAGCGACGCCCTCGGCGACAACTTCGTCTCAGCGCCATTCCCCGTCGAAAACTCCGACGGCGGGGCCGTGCCAGGTGGTAACTCCGTGTGGGTCATGGGCCAGGACAAGTCGGACGAGCAGAAGGCTGCCGCGACAGAGTTCGCTGCCTTCCTCGGCTCGGCCTCGAGCCAGGAGGAAATCTTCCGTGCCTCTGGGTACCTGCCGAGCCAGGTCACCGTTCAGGAAGCGCTGGCAGGCGATGCGACAGCCCCGCAGGAAGTGCTCCTCGAGCAGCTCGCAGCGACGCCCGGGACGACCGCGACCGCCGGCTGCCACACTGGAGCGCTCACAGAGACCCGAACCGCGCTTCAGGCCACTATGGAGCAAATCGTCAACGGGGCCGACGTGACGACGGCCTTCGAAGCGGCAGAGAGCGCCGCGCAGGAAATCCTCGCGACCTATAACGCACGAGCCGCCCAATGA